TCCAGGGATCCGCGGTGACCTCGCTGGTAGCGGGTCTCCTTTTCGCCAGCCACCCGATTCACACGGAGGCGTAGCCGGGGTGGTTGGCCGAGCGGATGTCCTGGCCTGCCTCTTCCTGCTGCTTACTTTCATCACTTACTGTCGCTACGTGTCCGTGAGAGAAGGGTGTGTGGTGCTGATGGGAGGACGGTGGCTGCAGATGGGTGGTGTTATGTTGCTGACCACGTGCAGCATGCTGGCCAAAGAACAGGCTGTCAGCGTGCTGGCCGTGTGCGCCGTGTATGACATCGTCGTGGTCAGCAGGGCGCCTGTCGTGGATGTCATCACCATGCAGTTATTCGTTAAGGTTCGTGTTCATTAGCGAAAGACAGAgactttatctttttttttttttacattttagttttATCGGTTTACGGGCTGCGCGCGCCACTTGCGTGACCGAGAGCGTGTGTCTGAACCCGTCTGATCGATTTTCGACAAGACGAATCAAGTATTGTTTTTTCATTCCCCTGGGCAAGCATGTCTGGTGTCTTGACGCTTGACAAATTGTACCTGAATGTGTCTCATTGATTTTATGTACATCCCAGTAACTGAGTCTTACATCTTAGCTGCTTGTCTAGGAGGTAGATGGTCAGTGTATATACTCTGTAAACACTCAATCACACTCACGTATGCATGGGCTCTCACAGACATTACACATTCTTTCTCGttctcttttttcaaataataactTTGTCcttcttcaaaatttaaattttcatcctcttctctcttttataattatcttttattcgAACACGTTTTTTTTCATGCCATCTTTTCCTCACATTTTCACTCCCGCTTTTATATCTCCCCATTCACATATCTCCACTTGcacgcatacacatatgcacacacaaacaaatatgcaCACGCAATTACGCCCtttataaatacaataaataacaacacattAGTAATCCGTACACAGATTGAGCACAATTATAACCAATCATTTCATACTGGTTAGTAATAAAGCTACACAAGTATCATGACTCATCCAcgtaaaagaacaaataataaatcagaTACTCCTCCATTCATCAAATAACTGATCTGAACAATTATCTTGTTCCAGAGTCGCTACAATCGACTGCGAGAAGGCCTGCTTTGTCTGCTCGTGTGTGGCTGCTCTCTGGTCGGGTTTCGTGTGTATTTCATGGGAAACAAGCCGCCAGAGTTCGCGCCCTCGGACAATCCAGCATCCGACTCGGACAGCCTGCTGACCCGCACCCTCACATTCAACTACCTGCCTGCTGCTAACGCCATGCTGCTGCTCTTCCCGTGCACCCTGAGCTTCGACTGGTCCATGGAGGCCATCCCGCTGTTGACCAGCTTTTCTGACCCCGGAACCTGGCTTCCCTGACCATGTACGCCTGTCTGGTATTGGCCGCTCGTCACGTGTTGAGAGCTCTGGACAACGAGCGTGTAGCGCTCGACTCCTCGCGGAAGCTCGGCAATAAGGTCGTCGTTGCCAATGGCAACGGCGTGAACGGCCATCGAGGCTCTCCGCTGCGGACTTCCTCCACCCAGTGCAGCATTGGACAGAATGGCCGTGATGTGCATGCCAACGGAAGAACGAAGGAGTGCAGGAGACCTTTCCCTCACTCTAGCCTGCATGGGAAGTCGCTGGACGTGCTGGTGCTGTCGCTGGCTCTGGTGGTGTTTCCCTTCATCCCAGCCTCCAACCTCTTCTTCTATGTCGGGTTTGTTCTCGCCGAGCGCATCCTGTACATCCCGTCCGCCGGCCTCTGCCTGCTAGTAGCGCATGGTGCTCGGCTCATGTGGCTGGCCGCGCGCAGCACGTGGCAGAAGAAAGGCATTGTGGGATGCGTGGTTGTGCTGCTGATTCTGTTCAGCCTCAGGACCTGGTTACGTAACCAAGATTGGCTTTCGGAGGAAAGGTTGTACACTGCCGGTATTTCCGTCAATCCAGCGAAAggtattaattatttatttctttgtcgtTCTTTCCTTTGTGATGTAAACAACATTCCATTCCATTAAGcgcgttttaaaaatattttttcagctgtTTGAATTCCTGTACAGCATCAAATTTATCACAAATCAATCACTTTTTATAATTATCATAATacttcataaaaatataaccCGATCACGTTGGGCAAGGGAGCCTGATGTTTTATTCAGTGACCATTTTTCTCGTCTTTTGTGCAGACTAACGTAGAGTAAGTAAGCCAGACAACCACTAGACTAGCAATGTAGATAGCGATGGGGAGGTGATAACTCGAGTAGTCTGTGAGTGGAAAATGCTGTGCCATAACTTTCAGATTAGGTAGTTCTTTCTGCATTGTCGTCTTCATGTATTTTTCACCCGCACGCGCGATCATTGATTTGATTATATTTGtattcgtgtttgtgtgtgtgtgtgcacgcgcgcgtgtaTGTCGTAGCCTGGGGTAACTTGGCTAACGTGTTAAACGACGCTGGCAAGCAAGTGAAGCGGAAGTGGCATACCGCAACGCCTTGAAACACCGTGGCAACATGGCGGATGTGCACTACAACCTGTAAGTCAGTTTTGAATGAAGCGAACATTCTCTGCCAAGTAACTTGTCACATTACATGATTGTCTTGTGCACCAACAGATTCCTTAATTCATTTAAACGAGGGCTAGTAGAGCACGCGCTAGGCTTCTGTGGCTAGTCACGTGCAGCACGTGGTAGAGGCATTGTGGGAAGTGTGGCTGTGCTTTTGATGCTGTTCAGCCTCAGGACTCGGTAGTATTTTCAGCCATTGAAGCGAAGCGGATCATTGTGGTCCAATGAATAGAGGGAGTGTCAGTAACTAGACCTAGtgatctgtttgtttgttttttttaagtataccaatgagctttacaaatgtAAAGTGTTTAATCACGAACCACGACAATATCTGAGCTGCACGTGTGAGAAAATGTGGTACACTGCAGTCATCAAACGATGTGGTGATAATCACAGACTTACAtatgtccgtccgtctgtctgttcAACTCTCAAAATCTCATGCCTCCTTCATTCCCCTTTAGCGGCgaaatatttgtaattagtTTCCTGTACATACTAGCATCAGTGTTACAAAGGTTGTCATCATCGCCCTGATGCTGTTTCTGTCCGTTAGAGGCATTTTGCTCCAGAACCAAAACAGAAGAGATGAAGCCATGGAGAGCTACAGACGGGCCATTAGCTTCAGACCAAAGCTGACAGGTGGGTGCTGCGCGAGACACTTCAattgcaacaaatattttaaaattactgcAGTTGAGCGAAATTGCAGCAATCTGTCAGTTGCAGTAACAGCAGCTGTCAGAGAGCACACAGGGGGAATCATTTAGTGCCATTCTCAACATGCTATACTGAAGGACCATTTActtaggttgtttttttaacatgtatttATTACTGTACCattattttacacaatttttgcaataaatgttcattaacaaataaaaacataaaatgtacatTAAATGACTCTGCATCCTCCATGATTCCCCGAATCTCTTTTATTTCAAGATAAAAATTTCTTACCAGCAGTTTGATTGGAACTGACATTATTTCTCTCGGCTTTTTGTTATGACAGCGATTCATTAGCGTTTTCTGGAAGCTTCTGTCGTATTTAATGAGtcaaaaaagtaaacttttccTCTGCATGAGCTACTTAATTCTTCTTCGTATCTAGATGGTAAAAAAGGCTTATATTAGAAACCTCCATTTGAGTCCATCAGCATCAAGTTTAGCTTTGTTGTTGCAGGACAGGTTCTCATCCtctagttctctctctctgctgaccttcgccatgtttcttttggccAACCACATTCCTTTTGCCATCATCTGTCcaatgaaggtttttttttttcggggatgcttctggtttcattctgcacacattCCCTAGCCATTTCCATCCTCGTTTTTGGATTATGGTTGTCATATTTGTAAAGTTGGCTCTTTCACGGATTTCGTCATGAGTAATTAATTTAGGCcagaatgttttgaaaaatttcCTCAGACATTTGGTTTGAAAGGTCCTAGTGTCTGCCTGATTTTTGTTATCTTCCAGGATTCACTTCCATAAAGACCGAAAGGACACTCCTTCTGTAGATTCTTAattgtgtatttcttttttagagCTCTGGTATTCCAAATTTCTGTTACAACGGCAATGGCTGGATTTGTTTTGATGATTGTTCTTCATTCGTTTCTCTATcttcatttgttatttctagGCATCCAACATATGTTTTGTGCTACATGTGAATCATATGCTAACGTACcccaagaagaaaagaaaggatatttttaaatatcaattCATTCGCtcatttttatgtcaaattaATTACACTGGTATATTCTATCATTCTGTCAGCACTATGAGATTCAATCGATTTGAACTTAAAATTAGTTGGGTTAGTTAGAAACGGATAACTGTCTGGTTGATCAAAGCATTGTAATAacccttatatatataaagccaTTACCTTTTCAATGTCCAAGACCATCTACTTACATATtgtaacaaacaacaacaacaaaagttatAGAAAAGTAAAGTCTGCATTCAATGTTAATCAGCTTCTTTGGACTAATTAAGCTTCTTTGCTCGTTTCCTTGATACAGTGGCCCACCTAAATCTTGGTATACTGACTGCTCAAAGTGGAGATGTACAGACAGCTGCAAAGGTAGGTTTACTTGGATCAGTAGGCTTTTCCCTAATTTAGTTATTGCCtcgcaatttttttcaatgataaaatttgttatgcaaaaaaaaatcgtatttttcatattttcatatcagtttgcaatcattttcagaaaagatgAGTAGTTATTTCAGGACGGAAGTAAGGAGTCTGTTAAGTCTTTCATGTCCTCTCTGCTCCAGATATACCGCCATTGTGCGGATTTGGATACATCCGGTCTCAAGGATCCTCGTCTACACGAGTCCACCAAAGTGTCCTGTCTCTACAATCTCGCCCGACTGCTTGCTGAACACAATATGTTGCAGGTACATACATATATCAGTTTATGAGATGATATTTGTGAGGAATCAGTCTCAGTACTGATTGTGTGTTTCCCATTACACATGGATGTCTACtacacatggacacacaaaTATTTGAGCCCGGATTGCtagcatgaaaaaatatattaactcatccgaaaatatattctttgtattcaaggaagagacaaagacaaataaaaggGAATTTTAAGTGCCGGAAGTGCGTTCAAAGGACTAGACCGACTAGAAGGTGGGAGGCAGCTTAAGCCTTTATATACTTACATGCTTTATTATTGTCaatgttaaaacatttgcttcTAACAATTCAGGATTCCCTGCGGGTGTACGAGGAAGCCCTGGAAAGACGACCTAGCCACTATCCAGCACAAAGTATCCAGAACATGTTAGGTATGTCATCAGAACCGT
The sequence above is a segment of the Pomacea canaliculata isolate SZHN2017 linkage group LG6, ASM307304v1, whole genome shotgun sequence genome. Coding sequences within it:
- the LOC112566656 gene encoding LOW QUALITY PROTEIN: transmembrane and TPR repeat-containing protein 2-like (The sequence of the model RefSeq protein was modified relative to this genomic sequence to represent the inferred CDS: inserted 3 bases in 3 codons); this encodes MRDFIDSRRTDQRWQPPVWQLVTMELSCFLTAVVAACLYINTFDADFAYDDSRAIVRNPDLLPETPWSNLLWDDFWGTPLTHSGSHKSYRPLTVATFRLNYIAGKLNPWGYHVANVLLHSLTTAVFTHVAHRVQGSAVTSLVAGLLFASHPIHTEXVAGVVGRADVLACLFLLLTFITYCRYVSVREGCVVLMGGRWLQMGGVMLLTTCSMLAKEQAVSVLAVCAVYDIVVVSRAPVVDVITMQLFVKSRYNRLREGLLCLLVCGCSLVGFRVYFMGNKPPEFAPSDNPASDSDSLLTRTLTFNYLPAANAMLLLFPCTLSFDWSMEAIPLLTSFSDXRNLASLTMYACLVLAARHVLRALDNERVALDSSRKLGNKVVVANGNGVNGHRGSPLRTSSTQCSIGQNGRDVHANGRTKECRRPFPHSSLHGKSLDVLVLSLALVVFPFIPASNLFFYVGFVLAERILYIPSAGLCLLVAHGARLMWLAARSTWQKKGIVGCVVVLLILFSLRTWLRNQDWLSEERLYTAGISVNPAKAWGNLANVLNDAGKXSEAEVAYRNALKHRGNMADVHYNLGILLQNQNRRDEAMESYRRAISFRPKLTVAHLNLGILTAQSGDVQTAAKIYRHCADLDTSGLKDPRLHESTKVSCLYNLARLLAEHNMLQDSLRVYEEALERRPSHYPAQSIQNMLGELYMKMNNDKMAEHWYREALKSKPDHIPAHLTLARLFMHRGHDEEALRWFDKARALDPTDGMVDHHHAQLHAARGRHAEAAELYRQALRKKPDEFDIVFNAANTFRQINDRQMSEQLYLKATQLRPQEATAHMNLGAILHMNGRLAEAEASYLKALALKPSDSITLDNLAKLRNLMASKGAR